The segment CATTATGCCGTTTATTTTTACGCGGCTATCTTAGCGAATAGTGCAGGGAACGCTGAAAAAACGCAGCAATTGCTGCAGGAAATAAAAGAAAAGAAAATTGGCCTGTTGCCGCCTTCCGTCCAAAAAAGCTTTTATTCGTTTTCGGTCGAAGAAGGCCAGATTCGAATAGGATTGAACACGGTCAAAGGAGTGCCGGGAAGTGCCGTCAAGGCGTTGATGGAAGCCCGGAAAGAAGGTCCGTTTACCAGCATGTTCGATATCGCGGAGCGCATTTCTGCCATCCATTTTACCCGCAAAGCATTCGAACCGTTGATTAAAGCAGGGGCATTGGATGATTTTGGGCTGGACCGGGCAGTATTGCTTGCCTCTCTGGACAGCGCCATAAAACATGCAGAACTGGTGAAACCGAACGAAGAACCGGGATTATTTGACGATATGGGCACGAGTTTTATGAAACCCAAATATGCAAAAGCCAATCCAATCCCAGAGAATATGAAACTGGATTTTGAAAAAGAAGTTCTCGGCTTTTATTTATCAACGCATCCAATCGCCAGAGAAAAAGAAAAACGGGCGAAAAATTTTGCGGAATTGAAAGATTTGAAAAACAAGCGGGACCGGGAGCAAGTAGCTGTTCTTGGCATGGTGGAGGAAATCAAACGGATTCGTACAAAAAAAGGAGATGCCATGGCATTTGTCAGTCTGCAGGATGATACCGGCCTGGCTTCTGTCACGTTGTTTCCGAAAGAATATGCGAAATACAATGTGCTGTTAGAACAGCATGCCGTCCTGGAAATACAAGGAGCCATTGAAAACCGCAATCATAAAGTTTCAGTTATTTGTAAATCGATTGAAACATAATGGCAGTTGGCAGAGAAAAAAAGACTGTAAACCATCTTGGAATTTTCCGGCTGGTGACAGTCTTTTTTTATGGCTATTTGGGCGGGGATATTACTGAAGATTCGGCGAAATCCGCTTAAAAGCTCCAATCACTGCTTTTCTGTCAAGAAAAGCAGTTTTTTCTTTACGGCAAGTGAAAAATTTTGTATCCTAAACATTATGAGTGGCCAGACCACTTTCAAATTAATGGAAACCGAGGAGCAATCATGAAACAACCAAAGCGATATTTAGATGTAGTGAGAGATATTCGTGACATGATTCGGCGGGAAAAAATCCGGCCGGGCGACCGTATTCCATCTGAAAGAGAATTGGCTGAAACAATGCAAGTCGGAAGGTCGACTCTTCGGGAAGCACTTCGCAGCCTGGAGCTGCTGGGCCTGATTGAAACCCGGAGAGGAGAAGGCACGTTTCTGGCAGACCACAGAAATCATCAGCTAGTAGAAGTTTTATCCACGTTCATATTGCAGGACAACCAATCACAAAAAGATGTTTGGGAAACAAGGCTTATGCATGAGGCTGCGGCAATTCGTCTGATTTGCCAAAATGATTCGCTGAGCGGGCTGCTTGTATGGGATAGCTTCAAAAAAAGGCTGGACGGAGATGAAGGTTTTCTGCGGGAAGATTTCGTCCGTGAAGTAATGGTACTGTCCGGAAATCGTTTATCTTTAAAAATTTGGTTTTTATTGCAGCAATATAGCGGCAATCCTTATGCAGAAACTGTCAGTGAACCGGAAAAAGAACTCATACTGCCGATACTGAATGCGCTCGAACAGCGTGACACAGAGTCAGCCGTCCAGTCCTTCAAAATATGGAGTGGATGGATACAAAAGAGGAGAATGCAAAATGGCGATGATTCGTGAGATTTTCAAACGAAACAAAGACAAAAGAGAAACTACAATTCCAACAAAAAAATCCAAAGATGTTCCTGAAGGATTAATGACCAAATGTCCTTCTTGTAAACATATTACGCTGACTAAAGAGCTCATCAAACTTCATAAAGTATGTCCGAAATGCGATCATCACTTTAAAATGACCGCCTACGAGCGGATTGAAAGCTTGCTGGATGAAGAAACATTTACATCCATGGACGACCATTTGAAATCCGAGAATCCTTTAGGATTTCCAGGGTATTCTGAAAAAATCCAGTCTGACAGTGAGAAAACCGGATTAAATGAAGCGGTGCTTACAGGTTCCGGGTTGCTTAAAGGCCAGAAAGTGGTCGTGGCAATTATGGATTCTCATTTCCGGATGGGCTCGATGGGCTCTGTCGTAGGGGAAAAAATTACACGGGCGATTGAAGCGGCAACTAAACAGCGTTTGCCATTTATCATTTTTACAGCAAGCGGAGGGGCACGCATGCAGGAAGGCGTATTGTCATTGATGCAAATGGCCAAAACGAGCGTTGCCTTGAAACGCCACAGCAATGAAGGCTTGCTGTTCATTTCGGTTCTGACGCATCCGACGACAGGCGGAGTTTCAGCAAGTTTCGCTTCTGTCGGGGATATCAATATTGCCGAACCAAAAGCGCTGATCGGGTTCGCGGGACGCCGGGTAATCGAGCAGACTGTCCGGGAAAAGCTGCCTGAGAATTTTCAGACAGCAGAGTTTTTGCTGGAACATGGCCAGCTGGATGCCGTAGTTCATCGTGAGAACATGCAAGATACATTAGCGACACTCGTGCGATTGCACAATAAGGGGGCAGAAAAAAATGCCTAAAAATACTGCGGCACCGAAAACATTGGCTTTTGAAGAACCATTGATTCAGTTGCGCCAAAAAATTGATGAACTGAAAGAATATACAAAGACTGCAGAAGTCGATTTAAGTTCAGAAATCCAAAGCTTGGAAGAGCGATTATCCAAGCTCGAAAATGATATCTATGAAAATATGAAACCATGGGACCGTGTTCAAGTGGCACGCCACCCTGAGCGCCCGACAACGCTCGATTATATTCCGATCTTGTTTGAAGAT is part of the Planococcus shenhongbingii genome and harbors:
- the accD gene encoding acetyl-CoA carboxylase, carboxyltransferase subunit beta; protein product: MAMIREIFKRNKDKRETTIPTKKSKDVPEGLMTKCPSCKHITLTKELIKLHKVCPKCDHHFKMTAYERIESLLDEETFTSMDDHLKSENPLGFPGYSEKIQSDSEKTGLNEAVLTGSGLLKGQKVVVAIMDSHFRMGSMGSVVGEKITRAIEAATKQRLPFIIFTASGGARMQEGVLSLMQMAKTSVALKRHSNEGLLFISVLTHPTTGGVSASFASVGDINIAEPKALIGFAGRRVIEQTVREKLPENFQTAEFLLEHGQLDAVVHRENMQDTLATLVRLHNKGAEKNA
- a CDS encoding FadR/GntR family transcriptional regulator, translating into MKQPKRYLDVVRDIRDMIRREKIRPGDRIPSERELAETMQVGRSTLREALRSLELLGLIETRRGEGTFLADHRNHQLVEVLSTFILQDNQSQKDVWETRLMHEAAAIRLICQNDSLSGLLVWDSFKKRLDGDEGFLREDFVREVMVLSGNRLSLKIWFLLQQYSGNPYAETVSEPEKELILPILNALEQRDTESAVQSFKIWSGWIQKRRMQNGDDS